The genomic interval ACCATGAAATCTGGCAGAACATTATGGGAAGAGCTGCAGTCAACGTATCAGCAAGGAGCTGCAGAAGCTGCTGAAATGCAGAAAGTATGGCAATCGCTGAAAGGAAAGATTGACGCACGCAGACATAAAGAAGTGGCCGATCGGCTGGCTGTTCAGGTAGCCGATTCGGCAAAATGGAGAGATAAGGTCTTAGCCTACTTCGGCCGGTTTGCGGAGCAGGATAAATAATACGGTATACGATGAAAATAAGAAACAGACTTAGAACCGCCTTCACCCTTGCTGTTTGCACAACGGCGACCTTTGCTGCGGAATACCACGTCTCTGTAAAAGGGAATGACGCCAACGCCGGATCAATGAGCAAACCTTTCAGAACGATCTCTAAGGGGGCCGAAGCGGCGATGCCGGGAGATACGATTATTGTCCATGATGGCATCTATCGAGAAGAGATTAATCCTCCGCGCGGAGGAACATCAGATAAAAAGCGTATTGTTTATCGTGCAGCAGAAGGTGAAAAGGTGATCATCAAAGGGTCTGAGATTGCCAGGGGGTGGACGCATGTGGAAGGCGATGTCTGGAAATGGGTCTGCAAGAATCCGGATTCCTTTTTTGGCTCCCACAACCCCTTCCGCACGCAGATCTGTGGCGATTGGTACATGCATTGCGGGCGATTGACGCATACGGCTCAAGTGTATCTGAACGGAAGTCCGCTCACTGAAGCCGCAAACCTGGATGAGGTCATGAAAGGAGCAGGCAGCAAGCCGCTCTGGTTCACCAACGACAACCGTCGGCCTGAAGATCATGCAGGGTCATCGGTAGATCTATTGGATATCACCTTTAACGGTAAAGGGGCCGGCTGCATTTCAGCGGCTTCATTTAGCGATTCGCAAGGTGTGAGAACGAAAACCCGGAAAGGGCAGACGTTCATCCAGCAGGCCAAAAGCGGAAGCTGGGTTACTTTTGAAAACGTTAATATGGGAAAAGATACCACGCAGGTTACGTTCAGCGGCTTATCGGACACCATGGGACTTCAGGTTGAAATCCGGCTCGACGGACCGGAAGGGAAACTGCTGGGCATATGCCCTGTAGGCTACACCGGCGATACGTGGGAGCTCAAATGGAAGACGTTCTCCGCCGGCCTTAAACGTGTGAGCGGAATACAGACGCTCTGTCTGGTATTTAAAGATCTTCCCGCACCGGAACCCAATGCGAAAGAACTCATTATCTGGGCGCAGTTTAAGGATGTGAACCCTAACGAGGAGCTCGTGGAAATCAACGCCCGTGAAACTGTTTTTTATCCCCGGAAGCCCGGCATCAACTATATTACCGTTTCGGGATTCACGATGGAACATGCAAGTCCCAACTGGGCTCCGCCGACCGCGGAGCAGGTCGGTCTCATTGGAACCCATTGGAGCAAAGGCTGGATTATTGAAAACAACACGATCCGCCATTCGTCATGTACCGGTGTGACACTGGGGAAATACGGGGATGAGTATGACAACACCTCGGCGGATAGCGCTGAGGGATATGTTGCAACGATTGAACGCGCTGCTGCAAACGGTTGGACGAAAGAAAATATTGGGTCGCATATTGTGCGCAATAACACGATCCATAGCTGCGGAGCTGCAGGCATCTGCGGCAGCCTTGGAGCCATCTTCAGCGAGATCTCAGGAAATCATATCTACGACATCAATATCGATAAACCATGGTCCGGATATGAAATGGCCGGTATTAAATTTCATGCCCCCATTGACATGCTGATTAAGGATAATTGCATCCACCGGACCTCGCGAGGCATCTGGCTCGATTGGATGACGCAGGGGACACGGATCACAGGAAATCTTCTCTATGATAACGGACGTCAGGACCTTTACATGGAGGTAAATCACGGTCCCTATATCGTGGACAACAATATCTTCGCAACAGAAAATCCGTGGAGCACGCTTAAGGACCGGTCGCAAGGCGGGGCATATGTACATAACCTATTTCTCAATATCATCGACGCAAAACCGGACGGTCGGCAAACGCCCTATCATGAAGCGCATTCCACCAAAATACTTGGCTTAAGCAAAATTTATGGAGGCGACAGCCGTTTTTACAACAACCTGATCGGGGGTAGAGGTCTTGTTGATTACAACCGAATGGAGCAGCCGTGCACTGCGCAGGGCAATGTCTATCTTGCCGGTGCAGAACCTCTGGCAGACGAAAAGGATCCAGTGATTGTATCCGAAGACGAAGCCGAATGGAGTCTTTTTACAGCGGATGATGCGGTTTTGCTGAAGGTAAAACTTCCGGCGAGGGTGCATGATGAGAACAGGACGTTCGTCACGACAGCGCTATTGGGAAAAACGGAGGTGTCCGGGGCATGGTTTGAGCATCCGGACGGCACTCCGCTGACCATCAATACCGACTATTTCGGGAATAAAAGGGTGTCTGAAAATCCCGGTGCAGGGCCGGTTCCCATGCAGGGATCCTGTGAAATGACCTTCCGGGTTTGGCCGAAAAACAAGGCGCGTTAGTCCACCGCAAATACATTTATCATCAGGAGCAATACCATAATAAATCGTAATTTAATCCGGAGGCGAGGACTCTGTGGAATTGCACTGTCTGTTCCGGATGCGCGGGCCGAGCCGCTTTTTGAATATCGCGCCACGCACCGTCTGACTCCCGTGTTTAATTATGAAGATGATTTCAGACCTGATTTTTAAGCCCGATGTCTATTCTTTTTTATTGCCTCCGGCTAAGACAATGAATCTTAAACGTATGCAGATTCCGATAGACACACCTGAGTTAATAGAAGCTGCGAAGCAGTCGTTTCGTTTCCGAGGTGATCTGGCAACGGGCTGGAGTATGGTCTGGAAAACCGCGCTATGGGCTCGTTTAAAAAATGGAGATCATGCCTGTAAAATTAGGAGCAGTTTGCTGTTTCCGCTGGACAAGGCGGAAAAAGGGCGGTGAAAAGGTTTCCCATCTGCATGATTCCCGCTGATTCGGGGGGGGCTTTGAAATTTTGTTACAGAAACGATGATGAAGCAGGTTCCATGCTAAGCCTCTGTTATGGGACCGCTTCACACATGAATCACCGAAACCGGAATAGGAAATGGAATGAATAAGTTGCTGTTAATTATGTCGTCGCTCATTTCTGCCGTGTTGGCTGATGTTACTTTTCAAGAGGTTCCCATGCCGAATCCTTCTCCTGGATTTGTCTGGGAATCTCCGAAACCGTTTCCTGAAAACTGTCCGTTCGAGCAGTCGTCAATGGCGAACCGGATCTATTTTACCGGCAGACACAGCAGTTACTGGATGGGTGATACGGTCTATCCTTCATGGGCCTCCGATGGAAACCTTTATACTCCGTGGACGGATGGGGTAACCGATGGGGTGTCGTGTAATTCGTATGCGGCTAAAGGGGCCGGGGCCCGGACGGGTCATGCCGTGTTGAAAGGTGATGATCCATTGTCGCTGGAAATTAAAAATACATCGCCGCCCAAGCCGGCCAGCGCCCTTCCTTATTGCGGACGCTATCCGGCGGGCTCACTTGTGCATGATGGTATCTGGTATTACGGCACGTACTGTCTCGGACCCCGGGCCGGATATTACCATAATAAATTTACTTATAATTGGCCCAACCTCGGTCCCATGCCCGGTTTTCAAATCTCTTATGATCTCGGGAAAACATGGGTTGACTCCCCTCATACACCAACCCGGCCTCTTTTCCCTGAACCCGGGAAAGCCTATGGAGCTGTTAAAATGGGGGCGCCGCACTTTGTTGATTTCGGGAAAAACATGGAACATTCGCCCGATGGGAAAGCGTATCTGATTGCAATGGGGGCGGAGGATAATGATCCGATGCCGCGTCCTTGCATCACGAAGGGTGAGTTGGGGAAATCGTATAAATCAGCAGCGTGTTCTGATGAACCCCTTGTTTCGGATCACGACATTGATTGGATGGAAGAGCACTATGCACATGCGAATCTGAGCTGGATCTCCGCCGACCAGATTTATCTGGCCCGCGTGACACCATCCCCGGAAACGATCAACAATGAAGCCGCTTATGAATATTTTGGCGGACATGACCAACAGGGGAATCCTGTTTGGACGGATGATTTTGAGCAGATCAGACCGCTGATCGAATGGAATAACCATATGGGCTGTGTCACGGTCACGTATGTTCCTCATCTGAAAAAATATCTGATGTGTGTGACCGACGGCTGGCCGACCGTCGCCAAAATGGATTCCTACATTCTCGAAGCAGATGTGCTTACGGGGCCGTGGCGAATCGTCACGTATATGGAAGATTTTGGTGAGCAGGCTTACTTTCTGAATTTCCCGACTAAATTTATTAAAGAGGATGGCACGTTTTGGCTCTGCTATTCCGCCAATTTCAGTCCCGATTGGAATGGGGTGAAACTGGAGTTTAAACCGTATGGCGGACGTTACGGATTATGTCTGCACGAAATGCGGTTTCTCGCTGAGGACGAAAAAGATCCGGATGAACCCGATCCATATTCAATGGATCTTGTAACAGGGAATATTGCTCGCTTTGCGACCGTTCAGGTCAGTTCGCTTCAAAAGAAAAAGGGCCGGCGAGGTCCAACGAAAGAGGGTCTGGTCGATGGCATAGTCGACGGTTATCCGAATAATATTGAAACGGAATGGGTCAGTGAAAAGGAACAGGCAGGTGCTTGGGTCCGGCTTGAATGGGAAACTGAAAAGAGGATTGACCGTATCATTCTCGCTGACCGACCGAATGAACATGATCAGGTTCTTTCGGGTACGCTCAGTTTCAGTGACGGATCTTCAATTGATGTCAGCCGGCCGCTGCCGAACGATGCGAAGAATGGCGTACAGGTCTGTTTTCCCGCCAAAACGATCCAATGGGTTCAGTTTGAAATCACCCGTATCAAAGAGCGCAGCAGATACATTGGCCTTTCTGAGATGGCTGTTTTTGAGGCTCAACCGGAGGAATAAACCGTATTTCAGAAACGGGGTGTTCATATTTGAACAATTGTTCATATTCCGATGTTCTGGAATCGTACGGGACTCTGGGTGGAGTAATTATGACGGACTGGAGGTATTGATGACCAAACGAGTTGCATTCCTATTGGCCGGAACAGTCCTTGTGTCGACGGTTTTGGCCGGTTTAACGGAAATGGTGGTGCCGGTTGACTGGAACCGGTTTCCGGGGACAGCCCAGCCGAGCCCCGAATTCGAACTGAGTTCGAGGCTGGTTGCAAATGCTGCCCGCCATTCGCAGCATTGGGCGGAGGTGACGTATGAAACGCAGGCCGGACGTTATCTGATTAAGAATGAAAACAAGGAGCACACCATCCGCCCGGCCACGAGTGCGGCCTATGGACTGGCTGTGGCGCTTTGTACCGGTACTGTCAGCGGAGAGGAAGCGCTGGAAATTACGCTGAAACTGATCCGCGGTGCGGCATCGATCCATAAGGCCAACGGCGGAAAGTGGGGCGATCACTGGCAGTCATCGCTTTGGGCTGCGCAACTGGGGCGTGCGGCCTGGATGCTGTGGGATGAGCTGGATATGGAAACCCGGGAGCAGGTGGCCCGGCTGGTTGTGCACGAAGCCGGCCGGAACTTCAGGGTGCGTTACTGGAACGGAAAAGGGGGGATTCCAAGGCCGAGGAAAATTCGTGGGATTCAATGATCCTGCAGGTGGCTGTGGCGATGATGCCGAAACATCCGGATGCAGGGGAGTGGAAAAGAAAATGCAGTGCACTGCTGGTTGGTTCCTACTGCCGTCCGTCCGATATGAAGCGGACGGATGTCACGCTCGATGGAAAAACGCCGGCAGAATGGCTGGATGGATATAATATCCGCGAGGACGGTATCGTCATAAATCATAATCTGATCCACAATGATTATATGGCTTCCATTGCTCATTTACAGATGCAGGGGTTTATGGTCTTTCCGCTCGCCGGACAGCCGGTCCCGGAGTCGATTGATTTCAACTTTCCAATGATTTACCGCACGCTGGCGACAAAAGAATTTGTGTCGCCGCCGTTCAAAGAGCCCGGCGGAACGATGTTTATTCCGGGAAGTCCGGAGCAGTATTATCCGAAGGGCACGGACTGGTCGAAATACCGCTATGCCTGTTTTTACGGTATGGATGCGTTGTTTGATGTGCTCGGTTACGACGCAGGTCTCGGGGAAAAGGCTTCGGAATGGCGGAGGCTGCGCGGGGAGCGTATGCTGGAAATGCAGTTGCGGCATGCCGACGGGCGTCTGTATGCGCCGGGGGAATACGACACCTACAAAGGTGTAGAACAGATGGTGTTCTGGATGATGGCGGATGCACATCTGCTGCAATGGTTGAGCGATCATGGTGTCTGCTTTGACCGGAAAAACCGGCTGGAGGAATAGGATGAATGGTGCTGTTTTCGGGATGCTGATGGCGATGGCAACGGTGGTGACGGCGGATGAAACGCTGATTCGTCGGCAGTTTACGGCATATTATGTGCAGACCTCGGCAAGTGAGCCAGCCGCGAAAAAATATATGCAGGACCTGCGCGCGGACGGCACATGGGCGGATGTTGATTATACCAGTAAACGGCGCGGAAACTGGCCGACACGCCGTCATCTGACCCGGCTGGAGAATATGGCCGCGGTTTATGCTGATCCCGGTGCCGCGCTTTTCCGCTCATCGGAACTTCGCGATGCGATTGTTTCCGGACTGAATAATTGGGTGGAACAGGACTATCGCAATCCGAACTGGTGGCAGGGCCGAATCGGGGTGCCGAAATCTATGGCGACGACTCTGATGCTGCTGGGGGACGGCTTACCGGATGATGTGCTGAAAAGGGCGCGGCCGATTCTGTTGCGGAGTAAAATGGGGATGACCGGGCAGAATAAGGTATGGTGCGCGGGCAACAATGTGATGATCGGTCTGCTGTATGATGAGCCGGATCGGATTGCAAAAGCGGTGGCGGAAATCTGGTCGGAACTGCGCGTTTCGACGGAGGCGGGCATTCAGCCTGACTGGAGTTTTCACCAGCATGGACCCCAGCAGCAGTTCGGGAACTACGGGGCTTCGTTTGCCGGAGATATGATCAAATGGGCCTCCATTCTGCGGGGAACGGATTATGCTTTAAGCGGGGATAAACTGGAGATTCTGCGGAACTATATATTGGATGGCGTTTCCTGGATCATCTGGAACGGACGGATGGACCTGAGCGGCTGCGGGCGGCAGATCGATCAGGGGGCGCAAGGGGCAAAAGGCCGCGAAACGCTGCGCCAGCTGAAGGTCATGCCTTCAATCGATCCTGAATGTTCCGATAAATATAAAGCGGTTTTGAACCGGGCAGGATTTAATCCGTTCTGGCGCTCCGAAATGGCCGTGCAGCGCAGGCCGGACTGGTATGCTTCGGTCAAAATGAGTTCAACGCGGGTGATCGGAGCGGAAACCTGTAACTCGGAAAACATGCAGGGGTTGCATCTGGGCGACGGTATGCTGCTGGTTTATCGCGATGGCGGTGAGTATGAAGACATCGCTCCGGTTTGGGATTGGAAGCGTTTGCCGGGTACTACGTGCGATCAGGGTATGGATGATCTAATGCCTAAAGGAGCTTCTGGCAGCTATGGCGGTTCTGATTTTTCGGGGGTTCTTGGAACCGGTGAAACCGGTATGGCTGCAATGGTGTATAAACGAAAAAATCTTGTTGCCCGGAAGTCATATTTTTTCTTCAGAGATCAGGTGGTTTGTCTGGGGGCGGGAATTTCCGGAGAAACCGACGGAGATGTTTATACTGCGGTTGAGCAGTCTTGGCTGAACGCTCCGGTAGTGCGGGAGGGCCGTATGATACGGCATGGCGTTGCCGTCTATGAGGTGCTGGATGGAGATGCCGAGGTTGCGTATGGAACGGTGGATGGAAACTGGGAGCCCAGTTTTACCACGCGCGGGGACCGTCCGGTTTCGGGGGATGTTTTCAGTGTATGGATCAATCATGGAACATCACCGAAGCAGGCCGCTTATGTTTACAGGATTTTGCCAACCGGGGCGGTGGATCATGCTGAAGAGATTGCGGTGGTGGAAAATACAGAAAAGGTGCAGGCGGTTATGTGCGGCCGTTCGGCCTGTGCGGTATTTTATGCAGCCGGAAAAGTGCGGCTGGGTAACAGAACCGTAGAAGTGAACGGGCCCTGTCTGCTGATGTTCTCTGATGCCGGAATGAAGGTTGCTGATCCGACGCATTCGCTTCAGTCTCTGGAGATTAAGATGAATGGTAGGACGATTGAAGTGAAGCTGCCGCAGGGAAAACAGCGGGGAATGCCGGTGGAGGTGCAGTGATATGCGTATGTTTTGGATGGGGCTGTCTGTTGTGTTGTTATGGTCGGGCCGGGTTCCGGGAAAAACGGAGACTGAATATCCGATTGAGAAAAAGATGCCGGTTGAGGCGGTGATCACCTATCCGGATTCCAATCCGCTTCGTGAGGCGCTTTTGCCGGTTCCGGAAACCGCGGTGTTCCGGATGGAGGGCTGGTGTCTGTGGGACCCCTCGGTCATTAAGGTCGGCGATACCTACCATCTGTTCTGTTCCCGCTGGCCGAAAGCGGATGATCATTCTTTCAATTCAGGGTGGATGCGGAGTCATGTGATCCGGGCAACGTCGAAGAACCTGTTCGGTCCGTATGAGTTTCAGGAAGTGGTACTGCACCCGAAGGATCATCCGTGGGCAACGCGCGGGATTCATAACCCGAAAATTACGAAAGTAGGTGATCGCTTTCTGCTCTATCATCTGGGCATTCCGAAATGGTCCACGGGGTTCGCCTATGCCGATGCCATCGAAGGGCCCTGGGAGCCGTTGCCGCAACCGGTGCTGAAGGCCAACAATCCGGCTCTGCTCGTTCGTGAAGACGGTTCGGCCTACATGGTTTCGAAACATAAACCGAAACCGACGAAGGATGGAAAGTGGGATGCCTGCATGAAAGCGCATGTGGCCGATCAGGTGAATGGTCCGTATAAAACCTTCGGTGAAGGCCGTAACCGGCTGCCTTATGATTTTGAACTGGAGGACCCGACCATCTGGTGGGCGAACAATCAGTACAATGTCATCTGTACCGACTGGGAGGGCAAAGTGACCGGCATTCAGAAACCGGTTGTTTATTACACCTCCAAAGACGGTATTCATTATGAACTTTATTCTGATATTCCGGTCTGGACGCAGACCGAACCGATTCTACTGGAGGATGGAACGCAGCTCGAAGCCAGCCGGATTGAACGCCCGCAGGTATATATCAATGAAAAAGGCGAACTGGAGGCTCTGTTGGTTGCTGTGGGAATTGAAGAGCGGAGTCATGACTATATTGTGATCCGTCCGGTGGATCATTTTGTGCCAACGAATGGAGTGAAAAGTGAAAATTGAACATTTTGCCTATCAGGTGGAAGATGCCACTGCTGTTGCAAACTGGTATAGCGAACAGCTGGGATTTTCGGTGAGACGCGGGTCGGAAAAACCGTTCCCGGTGTATTTTCTGGCCGATGCTTCCGGTGATGTTATGATTGAAATCTACAGTAATCCGGCGGTTCAGACTCCGGATTATGCCTCAATGGATCCGTTGATTCTGCACATGGCGTTTGTCTGTGATGATATTCCTGAAACCATTCAGCGGCTGGAAGCGGCGGGGGCCACGCGGGTTTCCGGCCCTGACGAAACCCCGGCGGGTGATGTGCTGGCCATGCTGCGCGATCCGTGGGGACTGGCGATTCAGTTGTGCCATCGGGCTGTGTCCATGATTCAGGTTTAGAGAGAACCAAAAAAACAGCGATGTTTGAAACTCCGCAGGCGTTACTGGAGAATCTGCTGGCCCCAATGGTGTCGGTACAGATTTTTTCGGCTATACTGATTTATTTCACGATTGTCCGGAGGCGTATTGCAGCGGATTATAAATTATATGTCTGTTTTCTGGTGACCTTTATCCTGTTTCTGATCGGTCGGATTCTTCAGGGGTTTTCGGTTTTTTTTCATTTTATTCCGTTCTGTTTGTCCGGATGGGGCTGTTGTTTGGTGTTGGAATTCCATCGTTGCTGGTTGCCGCGGCGGTTCAGTCGGGGATGAACCGGTCGAAGGCGTTGTATGTCTGGCCCTATGCCGTCGGTGCTGTGATTTCCCTGGCTTATATTGCTTTTGCCGATGCGGGGATGCAGGAGTTGGTGGTTACAAAAGAAATGCTGGCGTGGCTTCCGTTCCGGATTACAGTCCGTGCTGCACATAAAGTTCAGATTGCCGGTGCGGTGATTATGCTGGTTCTGCCTTGCGGGGCGCTTCTTCTCAGAGAGCTTAAAAATCAGCGTAATCCTAATCTTCTGGCCTTCCTGGCGGGGGCTTTTCTTTTCGGTATCTTTTTTGTGGTGGGAACGGTGCGCCCGAAAAGCTACGGGATTTATTATGTCGGGTCGATTTTCAGCGGGTTGTGCTGGAGCTGGGCGGTTTTCCGGGATATCCGAGATATGAAGGGCCGAATGACGCTTCTGAAGGAAGAGCTGCAGTTTCAGATTCAGTCCGGGCGGGGAGAGCGGAATTCGGAAATTGAGCGTTTGCTGGGAAATCTTGAGGAACTTTCGCAGGGAAATCTGGGGGTCTATAAAATGCGCATTCGCGAAATCCTCAGTATGTTGACCGATGCCACGATAGAAGCTGGCGGGGATGCGGAGGTTTTGGTTCAGCGGAATGCCGAACGCAGTAGTGCGATTGAAACGAGTATGGATCCGGATGCAATCCGTGAAATGGTTCGTGCGGAGGCGGTGGAGCTTTCGACGCTGATTGCTGAAATTCCGGAGCAGAAGAGCACCAAGCTCGTCGAACAGGCTGTGGCGTATCTGAAAAACCGCTTCAGCGAAGATGTGAGCGTGGATAAAATGGCAGAGTCACTGGGCATCAGTCGTTCGCACCTTATGCGCGAGTTCAAAAAAGGGACCGGGAAAACGATCAACCAATATCTGACCGCATTGCGGATCGGGCAGGCCGGAAAGCTGTTGGCGACCGCTTCGGTGACCGATACCGCCTTTGCGGTGGGCTATAATAATTCCAACTATTTCAGCACCGTTTTCAAGAAGCAGACCGGGCTCAGTCCGCTTGAATTCCAGAAAACGCTCAAAAAAAGATCTGCCGGATCTGAGCTTTAAAAGCCGAAAACATTAGGTTTTTTGAACAGAGCACTTTTTTAGAGGTCCGTTCGGCACAAAACTGAAGGCGTAAAATCGGTACTCGGGTTATTTCTTCTTCTTTCCGCCCGCAATCTGGTTGCGGGGAATTTTGAACGGGGTAGAAAAGGAATGGATCGATGCAGAAAAGTGTATGTTTAATTGCAGGACTGTTGGTCGTAGGCCATGTTGTTTTCGCAGAGGCGAAAGAGGTGGATTCTTTCAGTAAACCGGTCATTAAAATCACTATGGAAAAGGTGGCTGACTGGCAATACACCCATGAATTTGACGGAAGAAATCTGGCGAAAAAAGGGGATCAGCGC from Verrucomicrobia bacterium S94 carries:
- a CDS encoding carbohydrate-binding protein; amino-acid sequence: MKIRNRLRTAFTLAVCTTATFAAEYHVSVKGNDANAGSMSKPFRTISKGAEAAMPGDTIIVHDGIYREEINPPRGGTSDKKRIVYRAAEGEKVIIKGSEIARGWTHVEGDVWKWVCKNPDSFFGSHNPFRTQICGDWYMHCGRLTHTAQVYLNGSPLTEAANLDEVMKGAGSKPLWFTNDNRRPEDHAGSSVDLLDITFNGKGAGCISAASFSDSQGVRTKTRKGQTFIQQAKSGSWVTFENVNMGKDTTQVTFSGLSDTMGLQVEIRLDGPEGKLLGICPVGYTGDTWELKWKTFSAGLKRVSGIQTLCLVFKDLPAPEPNAKELIIWAQFKDVNPNEELVEINARETVFYPRKPGINYITVSGFTMEHASPNWAPPTAEQVGLIGTHWSKGWIIENNTIRHSSCTGVTLGKYGDEYDNTSADSAEGYVATIERAAANGWTKENIGSHIVRNNTIHSCGAAGICGSLGAIFSEISGNHIYDINIDKPWSGYEMAGIKFHAPIDMLIKDNCIHRTSRGIWLDWMTQGTRITGNLLYDNGRQDLYMEVNHGPYIVDNNIFATENPWSTLKDRSQGGAYVHNLFLNIIDAKPDGRQTPYHEAHSTKILGLSKIYGGDSRFYNNLIGGRGLVDYNRMEQPCTAQGNVYLAGAEPLADEKDPVIVSEDEAEWSLFTADDAVLLKVKLPARVHDENRTFVTTALLGKTEVSGAWFEHPDGTPLTINTDYFGNKRVSENPGAGPVPMQGSCEMTFRVWPKNKAR
- a CDS encoding AraC family transcriptional regulator — encoded protein: MGLLFGVGIPSLLVAAAVQSGMNRSKALYVWPYAVGAVISLAYIAFADAGMQELVVTKEMLAWLPFRITVRAAHKVQIAGAVIMLVLPCGALLLRELKNQRNPNLLAFLAGAFLFGIFFVVGTVRPKSYGIYYVGSIFSGLCWSWAVFRDIRDMKGRMTLLKEELQFQIQSGRGERNSEIERLLGNLEELSQGNLGVYKMRIREILSMLTDATIEAGGDAEVLVQRNAERSSAIETSMDPDAIREMVRAEAVELSTLIAEIPEQKSTKLVEQAVAYLKNRFSEDVSVDKMAESLGISRSHLMREFKKGTGKTINQYLTALRIGQAGKLLATASVTDTAFAVGYNNSNYFSTVFKKQTGLSPLEFQKTLKKRSAGSEL
- a CDS encoding VOC family protein: MKIEHFAYQVEDATAVANWYSEQLGFSVRRGSEKPFPVYFLADASGDVMIEIYSNPAVQTPDYASMDPLILHMAFVCDDIPETIQRLEAAGATRVSGPDETPAGDVLAMLRDPWGLAIQLCHRAVSMIQV